A segment of the Halocatena salina genome:
AACGTCGGGCATCGTTTACGGCTGTTGTGTGGTCGCTTTAATCCGACTAGAGCATATCTGGAATCCATAGTATACGATATGACAGAAAAGCCACCAAAGTATAGTTCACGAAACATATACATATAACCACACGGTAACACTACTATGAAGATTGATAATATCCATCTCAAGACGGCCCACCTCACCGATCTCAAGACATTCTATACTGACACCGTTGAGTGTTCACTCACGAATCTCTCCGCCAACGAATTCACCGTCCATATCGGAGCAACGGATGTGATATTTTCAGAAGTGCGTGATGGAACTGACCCATCTTATCACTTCGCGATTAACGTCCCCCAGAATCAGTTCGCTGACGCCGTCACATGGCTCTCTGACCGAGTTGAACTACTTGCAGACCCAGAAACCGGTAACCAGGAAATCTTTTTCGAGGAGTGGAACGCTCATGCAGTCTACGGACTCGATCCTGCGAACAATTTGCTCGAACTCATTGCGCGACACGATCTTTCCAACGATGTAGACCGCCCGTTTGGGAGCGACAGCTTCCAGCGGGTAAGCGAGATCGGGCTGACAGTCCCGAATGTGAGACGCGCTGTCGAGGCGATCAGCAATAACGTTGGTGTGACCCTCCGAAAGAACCATCCCGCACCGATCACTGACGATACGTCATTCGCGGCTGTTGGAGATGATCACGGATTGATTATTGTCGTAGAGGAAGGGCGAGGGTGGTTCCCTGTTCCGACCTCCAGAAACCAAGCAGCAACGGCCTATCCTGTGAGCATTGGAACCACCGAGACAACTAATGAGTATGTGTTCTCAAAGCTTCCCTACCAAATCGTTCCCTCATGATGTAAGTATCCGTTTCCCCGGGAGCAACTTCAGATATATGGACACGCCACCGCGATCACCCAAACATAGTCTGTGCTCAAAAACCTCACTGATGCTTGCGTATTTGTATACAAACATGCAACTTACCGCCGAATATCTTGTGAAACCACCGAATTCGATACACTCAGGGAATCGTTCTAGGATCCGACGGAACCAAGTTTCATAAAATCCCTATGAAAAACATGAATCAATGAGAACCGAGCGCAACAAAGACGGCTCATTCAACGTCTAGATGTCGCGTGTGGGGGCTCTACCCGCCACAAGCTCAACTGTAGAGATCGCCTGTTTTGAACCAGTGTACCAATCGTTGATATCCGCCACCATAGACGAGTGTATAAGCGCCACCATAGCACACATCGATCAGAAGCAGCGCCCAAAGTGCAGACAGTACGATATTGTGCGTACCGATCGCGGAGTAGTGTATAATCACGTCATACAGCATATCAATTGGCAAGCAGACGATGAACATACCGTATTGTGCGACATCGAATCGTCCGAGTTGACGGAGGGATCCCGAGCGAGAGATGAACAGGAGCGTTCCAACGACCCCTCCGAGGATTGTCCCGACCATCGGCAAGATCGTCAGGAGTGCGTCTGGACCCAGGAGATATCCCCCAAGCAACGCAAAGGCTGGGTACACGGCCCAACTCACCAGAAAGAACGTCACGATCACACGGATTGCTGATCGAAATCGAGACACAGTATATTGGCATGGATATTTGAGTAAGTATTCCTCGTTCTGCTTACAGTCACTCCGCTCTTGCGAGTTGCTAGCCTGCATCTCCGCACTGTAGTGCCAAAGCAGTACTTGCGAAACATCTCCCAGTCGTCCCAAACCACTGGCTCCGTCAGGTGGTGGTACCGACTTGTATGATCAACCACCACTGAATCGGCCTGATCTGCCCGCTCACTCTCTCCATACGACATGAGTGGGGAAATTGCGTGAATATTCTTGAGAAGCACGAACTAGTCTCAGAAGCCCCTTTTCTGAGCTAGATCCACTCGGCTGTGTAGTACTTGTGGTTTCCTATCTTGTTAGTAGTGAGGTCCCTGTCGGCAAGAGCAGTCGTTTTCTGATTGACGACATATTTCACTCGAAATACGGTATGTTGCTGTACCGATCACGTCAGGATTCGTTACCTCTTGAGTGTGTGTCTCTCTATAACTACGCAACCCTAATACTGTCGAGTTATGGGGGAAGTCAGCACACTTCCTTTCCGAGAAAACAGACTCTGCGTTGATTTTACCCTGTCAGCACGTCCCTGCTGACAAGGGGATGAACCACGAGTACCACGCAACTGAGGTGAGTACCGATGAGTGACCACCGAAATCTTTACCGGACAGTACAGTCGAGAAGTTCCTCCGGAAGGGCAGAAAAGATCCACCCCGAGCGTGGGAATCCCGTACTGCAGTCGTGGGAGGACGTCGATCAGATACGATTCATCTCTACCCGAGCGAGACCGTCCGGTCGGCCCAGCCCTTTAGTATTGATAGGGCCTCCCGTTCCTGCCGCGAAACCGGGTCGTCCGTCCCCAGCTCATCGCTCTCTAAGGCGTTCAAGATGACGTACTCCGCGCGATCGCAGTAAGCCATGAGGCGTTTCGGTTCACTAGCTTCGTGCTGATAGGGGATGGTCGTGTCGTTGACAAACACTGCCCGCGGGTCCGCGGGCGCGGCATCTATAAGCTCCTGCGCTCGCTCTGCGTTGTTCCTCGCGAGCGCCACCGACTCATCTGTCGTCTTGCCCTCAGATCGGGGCGCATGGGCGTCAAGGACGCCGAGCCACGCGCCGTCGGGGACGTCCATAAATCGATCCAGACGCCCTCCCAGAATCTCACCGCCGCGCTCGACCTCGGGCGCAAACTCCAGGACGACCATACCCTCTGGCTCGTTGTGTTCGACCCAGGTTTCAAGCGCACGGGCAGTAAGACGGGTCTTTCCCGCCTGCGAAGGACCGACGATCAGCGTCGATCCCGCGAGTGGGAATGAAACGTCCGTCACGCGAGGACCGCCTCCTCGCGGACAAACTTCGCGAACAACCCGGCCGTTGCGATGCCGAGCGCGGCTGCGAACACAAGGATCGCACCCGAGAGGAGATCGAGACCGCCCGCAACCTGTTCCCAGACGAAGTTCGCGGCTAGACCTCCCGAGACCAACAGGAGGGTCAGGCCGCCGAGGTTCGAAAACGTCGAATTGGACTCCGGGACCACCTCGGAGTTCAGGAGGTAGAGCACGGCCGCGATGGCGAACGGCGTCCCGACAGTGCCGATCGCGAGGACAAGCGCGAGCTGGCTCAACACGGGCCCGCCGATGAACGCGCCCGGCGCGGAGAGCAGCGCGGTGGCGACCAGCAGCCAGCGATATCGGTCGTCCTCGACGGTTGTCCCCCAGCCGAGCTTGTCCGCGACCAGAAATGGGAGGACAATGGTGTTTCCCCCGAGGGTTGAGACGGCGGCGCCCGCGAGTCCGAGGAGGAACAGCCACTTCGCGCTCTCACCGACCAGGGGACCAAGCGCGTTCGCCGCCTCAACCGTCGAAAGATCACCCGACGCGAGGACACTCGCCACCACGAGGAAGATCGAGACGCTGTAGATCCCGAAGGCAACGAGCATGGAGGCAATGACGTCGAACGTCGCCAAGCTGTACTCCTCGCGGAGCCAGCCCCTCGTCCCCATCGTGTAGGAGTGCATCGTGATTAGCGTGATGTGCACGGCGCCGCCCAGGATACCCGCTGCGACGAGGGCACTTCCCCGCGGAAGGGAAGGTACGAGACCGGACACAGCGGCGCCCATGTCGAACGGCACGACGAACAGTGAAGCGACGAACGTAATTACGACGCCCGTCACGAGTACCTTCGCCACAGCTTCGAGGAAGCGATAGCCCTGGGTGGCGAGCCCGGCGGCAAGGACAAGGGCCCACACGACGCCCCAAACGCGGGCATCGATTCCCGTGAGGGTCGCTGAGACAGCAGCGACGGTCTTCATAATCAGCAGCTGTGCGCTGCCAGCGGCCAGCACCACGTCGAGAACGAGCAGCCAGGCCCACGTGTCGCCGAGGTGGTCCTCGATAACGCCGACAATCCCGCGTTCTGTGAGTAAGCCCAGGCGCATCGCGAGGTACTGCGCCAGTGCGCCAGCAATCGCCGAAAGAACGACGACCCAGAAAAGCGCGTAATCGTACGAACCGCCCGCGGTGATTAGCGACCCCATCGTCGCAGGACCGGCGGCAATCGCGCCAGCCACCCACGAAGGCCCCATCTCGCGCAGGTAGGATCGGACGCTGCTCCGGTCAAGTGCCGTCACGTCGGTTCGTGTCTCGCTCATCGTTGTCCGGATTGATCCTCCCACCAATAAACGTGCTACGTTCATGAGTAGTACATTGTTGATGGAGTACTGTCTTGCAATTCACGTCGATTGGAGCAACTCCGTATTCGATGCTGTGGGTAGCCAACACGGACGGTCATCACTGCCCGATCCCTACTGATGCCCATATCAACAATTACCTATAGATGAGCGTTTTCCGGATTGCGAGCGCGATACGGAACAAGCA
Coding sequences within it:
- a CDS encoding NRAMP family divalent metal transporter, which translates into the protein MSETRTDVTALDRSSVRSYLREMGPSWVAGAIAAGPATMGSLITAGGSYDYALFWVVVLSAIAGALAQYLAMRLGLLTERGIVGVIEDHLGDTWAWLLVLDVVLAAGSAQLLIMKTVAAVSATLTGIDARVWGVVWALVLAAGLATQGYRFLEAVAKVLVTGVVITFVASLFVVPFDMGAAVSGLVPSLPRGSALVAAGILGGAVHITLITMHSYTMGTRGWLREEYSLATFDVIASMLVAFGIYSVSIFLVVASVLASGDLSTVEAANALGPLVGESAKWLFLLGLAGAAVSTLGGNTIVLPFLVADKLGWGTTVEDDRYRWLLVATALLSAPGAFIGGPVLSQLALVLAIGTVGTPFAIAAVLYLLNSEVVPESNSTFSNLGGLTLLLVSGGLAANFVWEQVAGGLDLLSGAILVFAAALGIATAGLFAKFVREEAVLA